The Loxodonta africana isolate mLoxAfr1 chromosome 6, mLoxAfr1.hap2, whole genome shotgun sequence genomic interval TTGTTTGGGTCCTAAAGAGAGGGCAATGGTTATCTGTAAAGAGAAGATATAAAGACACAGAAATGAGTATCATAAGAGTTACAGGAGTTGAGAGCCCCTTGAGTTTAATTACTGActctttccaccacccagggaggcATGCATCTCCCCGTGTGCAATGATGCTAGCTCTGGTGTACATTGAGCGGCTCCGGCACCGAAACCCAGACTATCTACAGCATGTGTCATCCTCTGACTTGTTCCTAATCTCCATGGTAAGACGCCCCCTCTCCTTCATCTCCCTGGTGAGCCAGGAGCTGGGTGTGAACACTCCTGACGACACTTCTGCTTGCTCTTCAGATGGTGGCCAGTAAATACCTCTATGAcgaaggggaggaggaggaggtctTCAATGACGAGTGGGGAGCTGCTGGAGGTGTGGCCGTGCCTACTCTCAATGCCCTGGAGAGGGGCTTCCTGAATGCCATGGTGAGTAGCTGCTCTCTCTCTTGCTTTGTTTCCCTGGCCCATCTTTACGTTCCTTTCACCCtttgtcttttctctctcagCTTGCCATTgttccttcatttctctttctgcctTTTCCTATCCTGTCTTCCTTGTATCTTTCCTTCCCAGCCCTTGTAGTTTAACCATGGCCTTGGGAGGTTCCTGGAGTGGTGAAGCCAGGAGTGGAGGGTTTTATCTGTCCCTCCATGGCCTCACAGTACTTGTATACTCTTCAAGTCAGAGCTTATCTTCGggtttctgattatttccttccAGACTTTGTCCCTTTGAGCTCCCCATGGGCACAGACCATGCTCAGGgttattttctctctttgtccTTAATGGAGGGTATGATATGAAACCAGACAAGTGGTGATTAAACGAGTGAGTACATAAATGCCTTTGGAACCAagtctggcacatggtaagtgccAACTAAGTGCCAGCCACAGTGGTGGTtatagttgttgttgctgctcTTGTTTTCACATGACTGGTTCATATCCAAGTCCTACACATTCTGCCTACAGGATTGGCATCTGTACACTGACCCTCAGGAGATCTTAGAGGTGCTGAGCTGGCTGGAGAGCTGGTAGGTTCTAGGAGTTGGGAAATGGGGCTTGAGGAATTTGGGGGCTCAGGGCTAAGTCATGGGAACTAGAGATGAGGGTCTGTgtaatggggtggggggggagggaggagacaaAGAAGAGAATTGCCCAAGGTAGTGGATCCCAAACTTGTCTGCCTTCTTCATAATCACCTttgggagggtgggggcaggagaagcttatttaaaatacagattcttggCACCTTACTCTCAGTTTCTGGTTCAGCAGATAGCCTAGAAATCTAACAAGCTCCTCCCCAGTATTTTCGGCTATTTTTTGAGGGCCTGCGAAGGTTTCACCAGGGTATGAGGGTGCTGTTGGGCTAGCTGCAGGAGAGTTGTGgactctctcttttctctccttccaCCAGTGTGGCTGAGCAGCAGGGGCGGCGGCGGGGCTGGTATACCTATACAGACCTGTGTGTGCTGCTGGAGCAGCCAGCCTGGCAGCTGGCCCTGGGCTCCCTCTGCCAGCAGCTGGCAAAGGTGAGGAGTGACAGGGCTTGAGAGGGTTGATGTGTAGAGTGGGATGACATAAGGCAAATGCCGAACAGCTACTAGGTGGAGCTTGGGAGTAGTTGGGTAAGGTGGGGTGTAAGTGACTACAGAGAGCTCTAACTTGAATACATGTTTCTAGAGACGAGGGGTGGGTGTGTTAGAGATAGTCAGAAGCAGGTTTTGGGAGAATATCCTCCCAAGAATGTGGGCGCTGACCTTTTTTACCCTCTCTCCTGCAGTTGTCCTGCCTGTTAGCCATGGCATATGTAAGCAGTGTGGCCCTAGCTGTGACATCAGTGGCTGTGATACACCAGTCCTTGGGGCTGTCTTGCAGCCCTCCACCCGGCCCCCCTGACCTTGGACTGGcctccaggtgccccttggaaccCTGCATACCCTCTCCTGTGCCACAGTGCTTACCATCTCCTGCCAACATCTCCAGTTGCCTGGAAGAGGACACAGAGCTGCGTTCACTCTGGGGAAGTCTTCTGGCCTCCCTGACTCCCCCATCATTGCCTCCCCCAGACCCTCCTGCCCCACCCACTCTTCTccacaactgccccctttgccagAAGCTTCGGAGAGACTCCCCAGCCTGCCGTGCCTGCCACCACACCAACCATACGGTCTCTACTGGGCCTCCCAGCCCCTGGTACCACACTCATGGCCTGGCTCCCCCCTGGTCTTGGAGCCCGATGCCCCCTCCACTCCCCCAGCCCCAGCAATGTTCCCTTTTCGGCATCATGGAGCTGGCCCGCCTCAAGTCTTTCATTTTCCCAGGCTAGGCAGGGCTCCGAGGGATGCAGTAAGAGGACTTGGGAGTTCCTGAGAACCTGGAGGAGCCAAGCTTGATTTAGATCTTCTCTACCTCTCTGGGTCCTTGGCTGGTCCCTTGTCCTCCTGGTGATGGAGCTGAAGGGGTTGTGTGGCAGATGACAGAAGGCCATTCACTGTCCCAGACCTCAGTGGCTAGCTGCTTGGCTGTGGCAGTGATAGTGCGAGGGAAAGCTTCAGCTCACTGACCTGGGCTGTGTCACAGATCAACAGAGGAGAAGCCCCTGATTCTTTGCCTCCCTGGGGCTCTTATAGGCTTTTGTTTTTGAATTCTCTGGGGTGGGAGGGTAAAGGTGGGAGATGGGGTAAGTGGGGTGAGGGAAGAAAGGACAGGTTAACCTGGGTCTGTGTGATGTCTCTGTGGCAGGACAGCCAGGGACTAATAGGGCCCAGGTGGGTGCTGCTGAAGGAAAGCTAGGTGATGTGGGAAATCCTTTCTACGCCCATCCCTTAGGTGCAGTCTAATGGAGCTGCGGACTGCTGGGACCCCCAACCTTGACCTTTTGTCTTCCACCGTCTTTTAGTGCCCTGTTCTTAGGCTTCCctttcttggtattctcttcacAGGCCTCTCTGGCCGCTGCTTTGTATCTGGGTTTTTCACGCTTTTATAGAACTGAGGTTTCAATAAACGGTTTCAATTGCATGGCCTGGACTCTTCCTTCTAGGGCAAACTTTGAAGATTTTTCCTTGCAGGATCTGCCTTCTAAGCCTCCTCACTTCTGATCCCATCATGCAAATTGTTTTCTCTGAGCCCCTTTTCAGAATTTCCCTATTGTTAGTTGCTGGCTCATATTCCAAACATCACCTGTCCCTGCTGCCAGCACCTTGGGGCCCCAGGATTGCTCACCTTGAGATGCCATGGGTACAGGTGGTGACTATCATGCCTGGGATTGGCCCTTCAGATGTGATCCTGAAGCACACCTGGAGAGGGGCCAAAGAGGTGTATATCATCAGAGCTCTgagagctccttgagggcaatcCCCAAGACACACTTCTCTCTATCCTGACTTCCTCGCTGGCATGGTGTGCCGTAGTAGTCTGCAATGTTAAGAGAATTCTAAGGCTGAGTTATCAGTGGAAGAAGGAAAACAGTTTTCCTGGGCATTGGACTGAAGGCTATTTGGAACTGCTAaagttggagccctggaggcgcagtggttaagagctgtggctgctaaccaaaacgtttgaatccaccagctgctccttggaaaccctatggggcagttctactctgtcctacaaggtcactatcagtcaaaatcaactggggTTTAAGATGATCCACGGCAGGAGGGGTACTGCCCCCTAGGGGGCATCTTGGAAATTGATGGGGTATCATTTTGATTGCCACAAGGGTTTGAGGGGATGCTACTGGCGTTCAGTTGGCCTGGGCAGggtgctaaaaccaaaaaccaagcccattgtggTTGGGTGCTAGACGTCCTGCGATGCCAGGCATCTCCCTTGAGAGGTCCTTCGGTCACTATAAGGAATTCCCAGGACAACTTTCGAATGACCTGCTGGGTATCATGTATACGAAAAACTTATTTGTATTTATCTGAACCCAGAACTGTCTTCCTTTTTACATGTAAACAAGAAATAGCTTTATGCACATTTTGAAAAAGACTCAGTTTTCCAGAAATGCATCTACACCTAAATTAAGAGAAAATGGTACTTTGTTTTTTCTGCACTGCACCAAGAATTTATCGTTTTAGAAAATCACGTTACCAGTGGAAACACTGCTTGTGATAACTCGgtggccaataaaacacaggtttccACTGGCATTTATAGTTACCACATTCATAGTGGTTCTACACTTGGCTGTGGGGATTGGACTACCTTGTCTTCTGGTTTAGTTGTGCCCACACTTTTagcttttgaaaaatattttattataaattactTTCCCTTTGTTTCTCCTTTATTTGAGAACATTGTATGGAGTGGTGGTTGTGGTCATTATGTGTAATATTGGGTATATATTATTCTTGAGTTTCATTTTGAGGCAGTCAAGGGAGTTTGGTTCTGAAAAGGCTGAGAATGGCAGATGCAATAGTGATGGCTCTAAATGGTGCTGAGAGGAGAATACAGTCTACAAAATCTCCCCAGGTTATTTCAGTCAGTCTCCTCACCCTCCCATCCTACTTGCCAGAGCCCAGCCTAGGAGTAGGGGATCTGGATGGAGATTCTTGGGGGAGGGGTCCAGAACTTGGTTCCCCAGTTAATGGGTGATGGAGGTTGCACAAGAGCTGGGCAAAGGTGAAAGGGCCCTGTCCTGCTCCAAATCCCTCATCCCTTCGCTCCGCTTCGCTGATAGCCCCACCTCCTCCCCCGCTGCAGGCAGCTAACTCCACCCAAATTCAAACCTCTTGCTCTCTACTTAACTCTGGCCCAGGGAAGCCAAGACAAGACAGAGGCCAGGGCGGCATGAGCCGATCACCCACACGTCCCAACCAACTTCAATCCGTGGGCTTCCAGGATGCCTTGGCTCTCCAGCCATCGTCACCTGCTCCCCAGAGTCCCTCGTCCCCTTCTTGGGCCTCTCTGGGTGGTCCTCCTCCCTGGGGCCTGAGCTGTCTTCTGGCTCTACAGGTAGGAGGCAGAGGTGCAGGAGTTAGTACTGGCCAAAGGGGTGTTTGGTTGGGGGGCAGGTCTGGCATGAGCGACCCTCTGGAAATGGTTATTTCCTGGGAGAGTTGTGTGTCTGAGGACCACCCCACCCCATTCCTCCCCCTGCAGCATATCATCGTCCTAGCTTCTCTGCTCTGTGTCTCCCACCTGCTCCTCCTCCGCAGTCTGCCCCCAGGAGGACTCTCTTACTcctatgctcagctcctggcctCCAGTCTCTTTTCGAGTGGTGTGTCTACTGCCTTGCAAAGTTGGATGGGCAGCAGGTGAAGGAACCTCCCTGGAGAGAGGGGGGCTGGGTTCCTGAAGGGTAGGAGAGACTGGGGGAGTCCTGTTGGCTGGCCAGACCTGCCAGAGCTGCTGCTGTTCCTACAGGCTGCCTCTTGTCCAGGCCCCATCCTTGGAGTTCCTTATCCCTGCTCTGGTGCTGACCAGTCAGAAGCTACCTATGGCCACCCAGACACCTGGAAACTGTGAGCACAGAGCAAAGGCACGGGGTGAGGGTGGGTTGGGTGTTAATCTGAACATATAGGTGAGATGGGGGCAGGATTGAGACTGGGCAATGGTGGGACTTCTAGACACTGCAGGGGCCTTGGAGCTGGGCCAGGCACCAGCTAGGAATGTAGAGCCATGGGGCTCTATCTCACTCACCTTTCTCCTCTCTGTGCCCCATACCTTTCCCAGCCTCCCTCATGCTGCGCCTGTGTCAGGGGCCTGACTGTCAAGGCCTGGAGCTCGGGAACACTTCTCTCCGAGAGGTGAGTTCCTGGGGAGCAGGATAGCTAAGGTGGGGGATTGGGAGGCTCTTGTTTCCATTATGCAGGGACTGAGATGCTCTGGGGGAAGGAGTCGagggagggacctgtccctggcaTTAGTTAGGAGGTCTAGGCTGAAGTTAACCTGATTGAGCAGAATGTCCTCTCCTCCACTCCCCCAGGTGTCCGGAGCAGTGGTGGTATCCGGGCTGCTGCAGGGCACACTGGGGCTGTTGGGGGGCCCTGGCCGCTTGTTCTCCCACTGTGGGCCCCTGGTTCTGGCCCCTGGCCTAGTTGTGGCAGGGTTGTCTGCCCACAGGGAGGTGGCCCTGTTCTGTTCCGTTCACTGGGGCCTGGCCTTCCTGTACGTGAGTCCTGAGAGGTGTGGGATGGTGACCAGTGGGGTGTGTGGAACTGGGGGAAGGTGGAGCTGCTGGCCCTGTCAGATTCACCAGCCATCTGAGCAGACAAGACATGTTGGATTTTGAATCCAAGACTTTCCCTTGATTCATCTTGTCTCCCTGACTTTCACTCTGTCTCCCGCTGTCCCCCAAGGTGCCCCTCTTCTGTAGGGGTTTCCTTCTCTGGGACCCCCTTTTATGGTACTCTACCCACTCCACTTCCATTAACACCCCTCAGGATGCTGCTTCATCTTGTTCCTAAAGCTCCTTCTCTGTCCTAGGCTTATCTTGCTCATGGTGGTCTGTTCTCAGCACCTGGGTTCCTGCCGGTTACCACCATGCCCTTGGAGGCTAGCTTCAGCCTCTCCAACTTGTGCTCACATCCCTGCCTTCCGGCTCCTCTCGGTATGTGGGGACCTGGGAGGGGGCAATCAAGGTTAGCAGGGCTGGCATGGAAGGCCCCCTTGGCCCCCTACCTTTTGACTTCTGTCTATCCCTCCAAGTCTGGCTCAGAAGATTCTGGGGGATAAGTTCTATTGTCTCCCTTTGCCTCTCAGGTGCTGATCCCTGTGGCCTGTGTGTGGATCATCTCTGCTCTTCTGGGTCTCAGCACTATCCCCCTGGAGCTGTCTGTCCCCATGGAGGCACCTTGGTTTTGGCTACCTCACCCAGGTAGGTTTTCTAGTCCTCCATCCTGTTACTCACATACAGGTGTTTATTTGAATTCAGGATTTAATGGGTTTCTTTTCTGAGTTAAATTCTGTGTCTTCTCAAAATATATAGGAAGGGGAGACTGAGCTTCTGATAAACGTGATGGTATAATTTAGGAACAggtaagggtgatggttgaacaacatgatgaatataactaatgtcactgaactgcacatgtaaagattgttgaaatgtttattacaataaaaaaatacatagaagaGGGGCATTGCCAATCTAAGGGGTAATTCCAGCCCCTTACTCCAGGTATTTTATTTGGGTCAGCAATTTAAAAAATCTATAGTTTCCAGAGACCCCCCACTACGTATTGATATTTCTTACCCCATTTTTACATTTATGTTTATCTGCTGCTATAGGTATGTGACTTGGTGACCTACGTATAAAGTTTGCTTTTGAGGCATTGTATAtgaaatttgttcatttgttaATTTAATAAAGGTCTGTTAAGTGCTGACTATGTATCAGGCATGTGATAGGGGACACAATGATGACACtacctgccctcatggagcttacagccTATTGGGGAATGATACTAATTAGTCACCCAAGTAAATGTAAAATTGCAAGTATGGTAAGTGTAACAAAGGGATGGTACATTTGTGTGATGAGAGCTTATGATGGGAGAATTTGACTTGGTCAGGGAGGTCAGGAAAGGTATTCTTGAGCAGTTATCATTGAGCTGAAACGTGAAAGATGAGTAGGAGATAACTGGATGAAAGCAGGAGAGAAGAACATTTTAGGCTGCAAAaacagcacatgcaaaggccctgtggtggaAAAGAACACAGCAAGTACAAGAGCCTGAAACAAGGCCAGCGCATCTGGAGTGAAGGATGCGAGGTGGAGTGTGCTGGGAGATGAGACTGGAGAGAGGGGTAAGTGTCAGACCAAAGCAGATCTTGTAGACCAAGGAGTTGGACCTTTATCCTAAGAATTCAGTTGTTTGATCCCAAGACATTGTCTTCAGACTTGAGTTTGGCTCCAAAGCAGTTCTTTCCTTCTTCTCAGGTGAGTGGGACTGGCCCTTGCTGACGCCCAGGGCTCTGGCTGCAGGCATTTCCATGGCGCTGGCAGCCTCCACCAGTTCCCTGAGCTGCTACGCACTGTGTGGCCGGCTTCTGCATCTGCCTTCACCGCCTCCGCATGCCTGCAGTCGAGGGCTGAGCCTGGAGGGTCTGGGCAGTGTGCTGGCTGGGCTACTGGGGAGTCCCATGGGCACCGCATCCAGCTTCCCCAATGTGGGCACGTTGAGCCTTACCCAGGTATGGTCCTCGGACCCAGGATGAAGGGGGGGCTGGAGGTGCAAGGGAAGGGAACTCGCACTGATAGCCAGCTGTGCCCACCACTCTGTTAGGCACTTCATACTAGCTGTCTCATTTAGAGAGATGTCTAAGAGTGGTACACAGGGCTGGGAGTATGGGGAAGACCCGAAACCATTACTGAACTCCTTCTATGCATCAGACATCGTACCAGAGCTAGGGTTCCAGAGAAGAACAGTCagacaaagtccctgccctctTGGAGGACTTCATAGAAGGAGaggcagaaaattaaaacaaaaaatttcagaGAGCTATAGTGCTATTAAGACAACAAAGCAGGGTAGTGAGATAGTGGCTGAGTAAAGGAGGCACGTTTCAATTTAAGGGTCAGGGGTGCTTCTTGGGGGAGTGAACATTTAAGTTGGGATCCAAATGATGAGAATGAGCTGGTCAGGTGAAGATCTAGGAAGAGTTGGAAGAGGTAGCTGTGTTTTCTAGTGTCTCTTCTTCACTAGGCTGGATCTCGGCGAGTTGCCTACTTGGTGGGGCTGCTCTGCATGGCGCTCGGACTCTCCCCCAGGCTGGCCCAGCTCCTCACCACCATCCCGCTTTTTGTGCTTGGTGAGTGGATGTATCAGCAGAGCTGGTATGGAGCCCATACCCACCAGTATGGACCAACCAGTTTCTTACGGCTGGCACCCTTGCTTTCTGAATATCCCCCCCTGGATAACTGATATGTGTATGTGTCAGCTGCCTTCATTTTCTCAGCCCA includes:
- the CNPPD1 gene encoding protein CNPPD1 isoform X2, producing the protein MDLAGLLLDDEGTFSLSGFQDFTFLPGHQKLSVRLRKRLYYGWDWEADCSLEELSSPVADIAVELLQKAAPSPIRRLQKKYVAHVSREACISPCAMMLALVYIERLRHRNPDYLQHVSSSDLFLISMMVASKYLYDEGEEEEVFNDEWGAAGGVAVPTLNALERGFLNAMDWHLYTDPQEILEVLSWLESCVAEQQGRRRGWYTYTDLCVLLEQPAWQLALGSLCQQLAKLSCLLAMAYVSSVALAVTSVAVIHQSLGLSCSPPPGPPDLGLASRCPLEPCIPSPVPQCLPSPANISSCLEEDTELRSLWGSLLASLTPPSLPPPDPPAPPTLLHNCPLCQKLRRDSPACRACHHTNHTVSTGPPSPWYHTHGLAPPWSWSPMPPPLPQPQQCSLFGIMELARLKSFIFPG
- the CNPPD1 gene encoding protein CNPPD1 isoform X1, whose amino-acid sequence is MDLAGLLLDDEGTFSLSGFQDFTFLPGHQKLSVRLRKRLYYGWDWEADCSLEELSSPVADIAVELLQKAAPSPIRRLQKKYVAHVSREACISPCAMMLALVYIERLRHRNPDYLQHVSSSDLFLISMMVASKYLYDEGEEEEVFNDEWGAAGGVAVPTLNALERGFLNAMSYTFCLQDWHLYTDPQEILEVLSWLESCVAEQQGRRRGWYTYTDLCVLLEQPAWQLALGSLCQQLAKLSCLLAMAYVSSVALAVTSVAVIHQSLGLSCSPPPGPPDLGLASRCPLEPCIPSPVPQCLPSPANISSCLEEDTELRSLWGSLLASLTPPSLPPPDPPAPPTLLHNCPLCQKLRRDSPACRACHHTNHTVSTGPPSPWYHTHGLAPPWSWSPMPPPLPQPQQCSLFGIMELARLKSFIFPG
- the SLC23A3 gene encoding solute carrier family 23 member 3; this encodes MSRSPTRPNQLQSVGFQDALALQPSSPAPQSPSSPSWASLGGPPPWGLSCLLALQVGGRGAGVSTGQRGVWLGGRSGMSDPLEMVISWESCVSEDHPTPFLPLQHIIVLASLLCVSHLLLLRSLPPGGLSYSYAQLLASSLFSSGVSTALQSWMGSRLPLVQAPSLEFLIPALVLTSQKLPMATQTPGNCEHRAKARASLMLRLCQGPDCQGLELGNTSLREVSGAVVVSGLLQGTLGLLGGPGRLFSHCGPLVLAPGLVVAGLSAHREVALFCSVHWGLAFLLILLMVVCSQHLGSCRLPPCPWRLASASPTCAHIPAFRLLSVLIPVACVWIISALLGLSTIPLELSVPMEAPWFWLPHPGEWDWPLLTPRALAAGISMALAASTSSLSCYALCGRLLHLPSPPPHACSRGLSLEGLGSVLAGLLGSPMGTASSFPNVGTLSLTQAGSRRVAYLVGLLCMALGLSPRLAQLLTTIPLFVLGGVLGVTQAVVLSTGFSSFHLADIDSGRNVFIVGFSIFMALLLPRWLRETPVLLITGWSSLDVLLRSLLTEPIFLAGLLGFLLENTISGTRLERGLGHGLPTPFADQEAWMPQMFREKAVQEYGLPLPIQKLCSCIPQSLRCLCQLPEELGHEEGEPSEPGETADLLPGSGEPCPGATREGLSFQ